From the genome of Trichosurus vulpecula isolate mTriVul1 chromosome 6, mTriVul1.pri, whole genome shotgun sequence:
GTTTCCAAAGAAGCATTCTCTATCTTACTATCACACCCCTCTTTTACTGAGAGTGGTTGTGATCCCACTGGTTTTCATGAGCATGAGACTGAGTGGGAGCATTCTGTACTGATTTGGAATTTTGACCTAGTTTCTATTCTGGTAAAGTAGCTGGGTGGCTCTTTGGGGGACGTGGTTCAGGGCCAAGTAGGTGGAGAGTGGCAGCTCTGGCATGTGCCCTGGGATAAACACCTACTCCAAAGAAGATCCCAAATAGAACCATAAGAATGTATATTatctgaaagatttaagaatgcTAACTGGTGCTAATAAAGGACTGAGGTGATTACTTAATGTAAAGAGCAAATCTTCTCTTTGATACATAATAATTTATCCAATTCCTTTCAGATCCcctgtctcattttattctcacaacacccCTCTGACGTAGGTTGGCAGTGGAAATATTATCAACCTTGGACAAGGGAAAATGAGGCTATGAGAAGTTATAAGTAGCAAATCAGGAAAGAAAACCAGATTTTTCTCTCAGGGTTCCTTTAAGTAGAATCCACATGGCCTGGTTTATATCACAAAACTGCCCtcatgaaaaaaatatacacagagaGCTTGTAAGgttgcatgtgtatataaactACATACAATGTAAGCTATCATTAGtggtcacagaatttgagaggttggaagggccctcagcagccatccagtccaacctattCACAAAGGGAATCTCTGCCACGACATGTCTAAGACAAGTGGCTGTCCAGTCTCTGCTtcaagacctccaaggaaggcaGCCATGCCACTTAAAGTTGTAATTGGTGGGAAAGTTTTCCCTGTATCCAGCACATACTGGCCTCTGTAACATCAAACAACTCTCAGCTCCCCAGGAGGGCCTGTGGGAGTCGTGAGAGAGTAAACAGGAAGACTACTTACCTTCTGGATCATGAGGCTTATGGCTTTTCAGTTCTGTGAAAAAAAGATTGTTGCTTGGTGAGGGGTTCCCTTGATGAGGTGACATCCCAGCTCCCCTCTAAAACCTTAATGGGTTCCCCCTTACCCTTCAGATTAATTCTGCATATTTCTTAGCCTGATATTCAAGGCCTTCAAAGAGTTTCCAGCCTTGTCTCTGACTTATTCTCCCGCATAAGTCCTTGTCAAGCCAAACTGGTCTAATCATTTTCTCTGAACATAGCACGTGAGCTCTCTTTGCTTGGTTTTACTATCTGGATTCCTTAGAATAttatctcctcttccctttcttgaaCTTTCAATGGTCACTCTTTTCTTGTAGCACTTACTATGGCAAACCCTATGGCACAGGATGGAAATTAGGATGATTTAGCAGTAATCAGGCTAGGCTTGATGTCCATCCCTGGGTCCCAGCAGCTCGATTAGAGAGATGATAGAAGGCTACTCTACATGGTCACATTAGAAACCTCGTTCCAGCTTCTGGTACTGAGGAGTGTGTTGTGAAAGGAATCCCCAATCCCCCCAAAGCACTGGCCGATCCAAGTTTCACGACGGTCTGTGACCCAAGTCAGTGGGCAGTGCTTGAGAAGCTCCTCACACAGAGTCCGTGCCTACAGGAGGTGCTGCCACAGAGCCAGCCTGGCCCTGGGATGATAGGACACCATCTGCCACAGCCAGCCACGTCCCAGGTCAGCAGGGCATCCGGTCACAACTAGGCATCACATCCTCCTTGTCACGACTATTATAATTACTGTAGTCAAGAAAGCAAGAGCTCCTCTGTATTTGCACCTCTTTTCTCTGGATGGTGGCACCGTCTTGCCCTCTGCCCTCCTAGACTAGCTCAACCTCTGGCTAAGGGACTTTAGGGAACAGGAATCGAGAAGAGCTAGACTAGGCTGGCCTCTGCAGTACCCATGATCACCCCTAGATGGCTGCCTTATCAAGCTGTTGAGCTGCTGACGGGCATCCTCTGCCCTGGGAATCCTTCCTGCCTCAAATCCATTCACACCAAGCAGTCACCTCCTGGCTGgcttccctgcctcaagccttgTCCCATCCAGTCCACCCCCCATTCAGCTGTCACACTGATCTTCCTAACATATGAGACCACGTCacccctctattcaataaactccagtggcttcctactgccttcaagatcaaatataaagtccttgccttggcttttaaagccttccatGACCTGTGCCCATCCTCTGCAGTGTTCTTCCACCTAACACCATCTAGCCCTCTCCCCAAagctctgtgatccagtgacactggcctccttgctgcccCTCACATTTTtactgactgtcctccatgccatGTCCACCTTCTATCCTGAAGTCTTGATCCCAATTCCCTTAATGttggtgccttccctttgttgagtTCTCACTAATTTAGCCCATatacagttatttgcatgctgtcccTCTCATCAGACTGAGAGGTCTGATAGAGCATGgatcatctttttctttcctttgtaaccccagcatttagcactaAACCTGGCCCataatagtaggcacttaaaacatGCTGGCTAATGGACTGACCCAAAGTATTTCTTACCAGTGatctcatcttcttttcctttgaatttcAATCCTAAGTAGAGACACATCATTGGATTaagtaatgaaataaatagaaaagaattatTCAACATGTAAACAAAgtggaggtagggggagggatggagggaagaaggaaagagaagagggaaaggagggaaggaaggaagaagaggagaagaaaggaaaggaagagaggaaggaagaaagattaaaaaaaagatttctcacCAGGGAAGTTGGTGTATCTGGACTTAAGCTgttctgaaacaaacaaaaacaggttTTCATTGCATTTCACTTGGTCTGGGAGTCAATGTCAAAGTCAGCCAAGAACTCTCCATGAGTCCAGGACTTTTATATAGTACAAATAGCCCTATAAAATGGTGTACAAACTTAAATGAAGAGGTTGTCCAGCCACAAAGCAGAGAAATAAGCTGGGTTTCTGTTATTCAAAAGTGTATCTAAGGGGATGCCAGCAAAGCAGCTACTTGTAAATTGAAACTGGTCCCCTATTAAAGGAAACCCTTAAAGATTGAGGCCCGAATGGTATCTTTATCCCAGAAAAGGTTTGCACACAGCTGTCAGATCTGTCAGATCTTCTTGGAGTCTCCTTAACCCTGTATTTGCCTAATACTCACATCTCTCACATTGACTTCTTGAGATCCCCTGAAGAAGCTAGACAGACATCTTTGCATTGTCCTTTATCTGATAAAGTTGAGTCTGGTGCCTCACATTTCTTATCCTACTCTCACTCTAACAACTACTGCACTCCTTTATTGGCTCCtgaaattttcttccttaaaatcgATCAAAAGCATTAGGCTGAATTCTCCCCATACTAGCCCGGGAGAAGCATGAAGCCAGGGATACCCCTTCTTCCTAATATTGTTCTTGGTAGGGGAATGGGATGAAAGCACTTGGCTGTCTCCATTATTGGCCCAGGTCTCAACATCCCTTCTGGGTGGGCATTATAGCAGCGCATAAAGCAGTCTCTGTCTAGGCACAGGTGGTCCGTGGAAGCCTGGGTCCTCTCTGTAAGGGGTGGCAGCAGCAGCCTTAAAGAGAATCCTGGCCAGCTGCTCTGAGATGTATTGACAGAAGATACTGAGGAGATTCCAGTGAACTGGGAAAACACTTTAAACTGTATCTTACCAGTGCTGTCGACACAGCTGTCTGTTTTCAAGCCTGAAACAAGAGAGAAACATTGTTTATTCTCAGAGTGAGAAGACTGTCAGCTAATGTTAGGAACCCTGGTTGGAGCAGGAGGGAACTGGGTTAAAATCCTtgttcagacacttgctagtcaTGGCATCATGGGCTAGGTGTTTaacctccctgagactcagtttcctcaacagtaaatgAAGATGATAAAACCAATgatacctaccttacagggttattgtgatacGTGAACACATTGAAGCACAATGTAATTGTCTATATAAATTATTACGTGATCTACCATAGGATTTAATAAACCTTTAGCACCAAACAAATCTCTGAGCACCCAATGTTGGGGCACCAAAAGTAACCTGCTGAGTTAAAAAATATCAGGACAGAGACTATATGAAGGAGCACTTTCATTTTTCATAGACATTTTCCTCTATTGTGCAGAGTAGTTGTCTGAATGAATGACACTCACAGTTTCCACCATAGGACATGGTCAGTGcccttagagcaggggtggggaaccttcggcctcaaggctccatgtggccctctaggtcctcaagtggcctcctttgactgaattcaaacttcccagaacaaatccccttaataaaaggattagttctctaaaacttggactcagtcacatgtggccttgaggcaaaAGGTTCCCTACCTCTGTGGCCTAGAGCATCCCCAGGCTTGCTCCACTCTGGTTCGAGGAGACCCTTTGGGAGCTTGGGGACCTGCTCACAGCCAAGTGAGCTTGCACTTCAAGATGACAAAGAATCTTCTTATTGTCTGTGTCACTGGAAGAGCCAGCGTCTCAGTGGGTACACAAAAGGGGGCATCCACCCCTTAGTAGGCAACTGAGTTGCTTTGAGGGGCGTCCTGAGCTGGAAGGAGTGGGGCTGGAAGCAGGCCCCAAAGCTCCCTCATGTTAGATCAGAGTCAGAAAGCTGAACTAGGAGCAAGTTCCTTGGAATGGCCCTGAAAGGGTCATTCAATCTCTGCTATAAAGAGTTTGAAGGtgtatttaaattcattttggtttttgACCAACCTTCAGAAAATAATGATGATTTTCTGAGGCATTGTGACAAAATAACCACAGTAGTTCATATATATATAGGACTCTGAGATTTGCAAGGATGGATTCTTTGGACTTTGCCACCAAACCTCAGCTGCCTTCCGGTCCCTGTAGGAGTCCTATGTTTGGCAGGGGGCCTCCAAGTCAGTTACCCTTCATTACTGTCCCAGCCTTGCTTCTGACTCACTGGGCTTAGCCACCCTACCCCAACAGGGGCCCCTTCACTCCTTTCTTCTTGCTTTCCAGGTCTTCATAGTGGATTTTCTTcacccactagaatgtaagctcctccaaGGCAGGCAAtgtcttggggggggggttgtaTTTGGttcccagtgattagcacaatgcctggcacacagtaggtgcttaatgaatacctGCCTTCCTACATTGCTACTGTGTGCatatgcatggatggatggatggattatacacgtatgtatatgtacaaactctgatttgatcctcacaactgcttctcagtcttctcatctgcagaatggttTCTCAGGCCCTTTCTCACTCTAAGTTCTGTGATTCCATAAAGTCATCTCAGCCTCTGTAAAGTCACCAGAGACTCTGAATTCATGGAGTTCAGGTCCACCAGGTGTTATATAAATAAGATCAGAGGGTCAGAGACGGACGGGGCCTTAGAAGGCTCTTGGTCTTCATGCTGTTAcctcattctacagaagaggTCCACAAACTAGGCTTCAGCATCAAGTCTTCTGGACTCTCACCACTGCCCTCTCTCCACTCAGCCATTaattagcccaatggaaatagTGGGATGCCAATGAATTCAGAACctcaagacttgggttcaaatcttggttctacaagttactacctctgtgacctgggGAAAGTCACTGGTCCCCTCCCAGCCTCAGCCtaggaaagaagggagcagaATGAGACAACCTCTGCAGCCCCTCCCCACTCTGAATCTGTAATTTTTAAGCTAGATCATAATATCTCACAGATCATAATATCTTACAAACCCAGACTCTGCTACTTCAGAACCTGTGATAATTTTACAAAGGCTGGAATTCACTTTATAGGATCAcaggaaggcaccttagagatccaCTTGCCCAACCctccccattctgcagatgaagagattgaggcccagggaggttcaAGTATTGTCCAAAGCCATGCATATGAGTTAGTGATAGAGCTGGTGTTTGATTctcagtcctctgactccaaattcaacattctttctGTTACAACATGTTGCTTGCATTAAAATAAGTTTCggtgggggaaaaaagatttcCAGGGAACAGGGTATTTTGTTTACTTTAACAaagtatttgtaaatattttacatttgaatACCAAATCATTTTAATCTAGTCACTAAAAATATCCCCTTAAAAGAATGCCCCAAGAAGGAATAAATGAACTAAAGTTGCTTATTCTGCTTAAAATTACTTTATAATAAAACTGATCTTTTCAAATCAGTACAAATTAGTAAAAAGTACGGTATGTGAGGCATgacatttttctgtttttcagagAGCAGAGTCAGAGGCCCCCTGAATTTAACTTGTGCTTTTCTTCTGCCTCGACACCTCCCGTGGTCTGCCTGAGTGACCAGCACCTTCATATAACGCCACTTGCCCAGTGTATGGGTGTCCTCTTTCAGGTGGCACACAGAACTCTCCTTCCTCCACAGGATTCAGGGATCTTTTTACTTTGgcacaaaaaaagaatcccaacCAAATTTTTCACCTCTACAGTATGCTAtggcatacatacatgcatgttgtTCATCTGTCCATTCATTGGGTCACCATTATAATGTGCCTCTTATGTGAAAAGCATTATTGTTTGGTCATAGGGATGGAAGGGTGGGGTACAAAGATAGTGACAACAtagcccttgccctcatggagcttcacAAGCTTAGTTAAGCTTGGACTCTCAAGCCCTTCTCAGAAGACATTCAAGGGTTTATGTACAAGTCAGTCCATCCTTTTGGAAGATGGGACACTTGGCTCTAAGCCCTGTCTGCCCCATCACCCTCTGGAATGAATTACTCAAGAGTAGGGTTCTCCTTATCTTTCAAATGAGGAGAATGAGGGCCGAAGaagagaagtaacttgcccagggaaacGCAGCTCAGGTTGGGAGATGGCAGCCAGGTCTCCTGAACTCACAGATGCTTGGCGCCATGACAGCGGAAGTCATTAATGCCTACCTGCCCTCCGAAGACAGggcactgaacctggaatcagctGGCCGATGAATTCTGATGGCTGTTATTTGTATGCTAACGTAAAACATGACCAAGGTGACCAAAACTTCTGATTCAATGCAGctgtattctcttcctcctcatatcTGAGGCTCACTCACTGGTACAGCCTGAGATTTCAGATAGTACTTCAGAAAGTCCAGCGTTTGATACATAGCAGGATCTTTGATGACTGACCACGTTGTACTTATGTCAACATCCCTTCTTGTGATTGGAGATTTATAAGCCTGAGAGGCCAGGCAGACATCTGCTTCCTCCCTCTGCTATAGGGGAGTTGTTCTTTGACTCTGAAGGAAATGCTGAAGACCTTTTAGAATCCAGGTGACTCACTGACATTTTTTCTAGTAATTTAAATGATAGAGATTAAAACTGCATCAGCCTCTAATATACAGCCTCTGATACCTGCAAATTGATGCTAAAATTCAGATCTTATGAAGGGAATCATCATGGCTAGGCAAGAGACTGGAGAGAGGACAGGACATAGAACTGGAAGATGTTTTAGGGATCATTTTGCAATAGGGAAAACTGAGTTCCaagaaagtgaagtgacttcACCATGGCTATACAGGTGGGAGAGCTCAGATGTGATCCCAGGGCCTCAGGACTCAAGGCATGTGTTTTCTAGGACTAGATCCCTACGCTCATAGagctccttgaaaaaaaaaatctaagcccACATTTGTCTGTTCTTAGGCTTTTTCAAACCAGTAGCCACAGGCCCTGACCAAGGCACTGACAAAATCTATTGGCAGAGGAGATGGCCACAAACTTCCAGTTACTGAAGGGTCCTGGATCGTTGAGTTCTGCAACTGGTTTCCAAAGGGGGCCTACTCTGACCTGGTCAGATGTGAAGGATCAGATGAAAATTCCTATCCAGTTGGTAGACTCTCTTCGTCAATTCCACCTTTCTTAAACCTCCAGGTCTAAGAAGCCCATTTTCATGCTCTTAATTTCAGCAAAAAAGAACAGACCCACTTACCTCCAAGATATGCACAGTCAAAATGGCTGCAGGTCTTGTTCATGCTTCTAAGGACAAAGTTGGTTCTATTCCCTTCCTGGGTCAGCTTAAAAACCTCATTCAGAGGTATTAAGATGCCTCCATTTACTGAATCAGAAACTATTTCTGTAGAAATGCCAAAACATGTGTAGACAGTGAACAGTATTTCTGAGTCAGATATAGGTTCAGGTTTGACACTGAAAGGGGTAAAATGAGCAAACCTGACCTCCTCACGTCCATGGGGCCCAGACGAAGTAAAAGGGCTTTTGGTGTATGCCGGATGACTGTAACTCTGCGAACACTCTCTGCTCAGAAGCTGCAAGGCTCTCGTCAGGTAGAAGTGCAAAGCTTTGAACGGAAAGCTGTAGATATAATCATCTCGAGATCTGCCGGCGCTTTCTACAGCCGAACTGAACTCCTGGTAAAAGAGAGTCTGCCTCTGAGCCTGGGAAACATAGGCTGTGAGGGCTATACCATGGCTGTCCTGAAAGCCTGGAGGGAGCAACAGCTGGGCCTTCCTTAAATCCCACTGGGATGCTGCTTCGGTCCACACAGAACCAAAGAGCTTATGGTTGGTTTTTTCCTCAATGAGCAGCTTGGGAACAAATTTGGTCTCCATTCTTTCAGTACACTTCAGATATTGGTCATCAAAAGTATCAGTAGACATGCTTAACATATGACCCTTAAcctaaaagaggagagaaaataacaATTGTGGAAATGAGAGACGTTATGACCATCACTTATTTTCCTGTCTGCTATCCCTCAAAACAGGGCAAGAAAACTCGGCTCCCCATACATTCACCTTCAGAGACTGTCTTTGTACTACAGGAAATGTCTCATTTTTATCCACTATGCTGTCGATCAATaatcctttattaagcacttaccaggtGTCAGATACCATACCGAGGCTGGGCATATAAAGGAAGGAAACACTAACCTCTGCCCTCAATGACTTTCCATTCAAAAAGGTGAGACACCACATAATAAGTAGGTGTGTGGAAGATTTATACGAAGCAGATGGAAGGCAACCTGAGAAGGGAAGGCATCTGCAGCTGTGGGGACTGGGAAGGCCCTGCATGGGATGGCATCTGAGtggagtcttgaaagaagccagggaactTAACAGGTGGCAATGAGGAAAAGCCAATGCAGAAGCACAGAGATGGATGACAGCATGTCAGGAACTGCACTCAGGTCAGTGTAGCTGGATCAGACTGCGCTTGGAGAGGAGCCAGCCAAGGTGGGAAGGCACCGGGTAGGAAGGAGCTTTAAACACCCAAGAAAGCATCTACTCTACGTGACCCTGGAGCTAACAGGGAACCACAGCAGCTCACCGAGCACAGGGTTAcgtggtcagacctacactttagaaaaatcaccttggcagccaGGAGAGGATGGACTACGGTGGGCaaagacttggggcagggagaccaGGTGGAAGGCCAATGTCATGTGGGTGGTGCCTGTGTGAAGGGAGAGAGCTGTGGTGAAGCAGGAAATCTAGCGATGAGTTGGAAATGCAGGGGAAGTGAGAGGGGGCCACCAAGGAGGACGCTGAGGTCCTGAGTCTGGCTGGGGGGGCGGGGCTTAAACAGTAACAAGGGATTTCAGGGGGCAGGGCTCTAGGGGACAGAGGagctctgttttgaacatgtGAACTGAAGTACCGGGGAGGTAAGTGAAACCTTGACACTCTGAGGAGAGGTTGGAGAAAGCAGCTGAACAAGCCTTTGTGGACATTGTCATGTAGCTGTGTTTACAAGGGATGTTTGTTGGAGGCTCTCAAAGGACACTGAGGACCTGAAGGAGTCCCCTGGATGCTGAAAGTGGCTGTTCTCATCTCTGTGGTTCTGGAGAATGATAGCTATTCCTTTGATAATAGCACATAGATAATGATTAATTTTAGCATTCCAAGATCATTTGAATTAAAATTTCCTAGAATTGTAATCTAAAACATTCCTAGATACCAATATATAGTGGTTGCCTTAAAATTCATTTCATTACTTTTCAAAAAGTTCTCTTGCTTACAAGAGATGTGTCCAGCCTGTGGTCAAGGAGTTGGGAGCTGGGggtaagagaagagggaggaaccTCCACTTCAATGATGCTAATAATGATGAAAACTTACATTGTATATAGTTCTCAtaaacatatacattcttataaattttcaGACAAATGTCACATCTGTCGTCTCATTTTGTACCCACAACAATACTCATGAGATAGGTAAGATTagcttttcccattttacagattatgaagCTGAGGCTCAATGACCTCCCAGAATTCATAAAGTTAGTACTAGATCTAGGACGAAGAAATCCAGATGACCAAATTCTGAGTCCCCTAGCCTGAGAAGTCACTTGGACACAGGCATCTCCTGCATCCTGCTCTCTTTGGTAAAGCAGTAACCAGTAGAATAAGCAGTCTGCAGCACAGGGGATGCACTTCTGGGCTCAAATCAGACCCACCCTTGGGGCCAACCTCTAGCAGGACCAAACTTTGGCTGCTTCTGACCCTACACATGCTATTTTCCTGTGCCCTGAAGAAAGTACAAACAAGAGAGGGCACTGAAAGAACTTATGGACACTTAGCTGGCTCAATCGTCCAGCCTGGAGCACAGTGTAAACCACACTCCCACTCTCTCAATGTGCTAAATTAAGAACTCATTCATGTTCTTCTGGCCAGAGGCCACTGCTGACTGGATGTTCAGAACACAGAGTACCTTGAATTGTGATTTCACTCATACCAGCACTCAACAAGAACTAAAGGACTTGAGAGCTAAGGATCAGACAAAAAAAAGCTTGGATGGACAGATCTTGACAGTCTATTCCCTCCTTTATCCAGTAAAAGAAACCAACTGTTTAACAATCAGAACTCacattcacaaagcactttaaataacTTGAGGAGGTGGGAAGCTCGGAGAGGTATGGTAAAATGACTGCACCTAGGCAGTTAGCAAATGTCAGAATGAGGATTTGAGACTAAATTCCTTGATACAAAGTCCCGAACtagctttttttccccaatatatcACACCGTTTCTTTACTTTGGTAAAATTCGATatcttttctatttattcctCTCCTGCCTTACCCTCCTCCTCTCATCCCCacactttcctcttcccctcccctttgatGGCTCAGGAAAGGTTATCTGGAAGCTTTCCATCCCAATAATCAATCACCATATCCCAGCCCCTCAGCCCTAGCAAGGTTCACTCTACCTGAAAAATTTCCATCAGGACCACAGCTGCCAACATCACAGGGACCATTTCAAAGTAGTTTGTCTTCATCTTTTACTTCTAAATAAAGAGAAGTTAATTCGATTTAGTGGGCTTTTTTAAGGGAATATTACAAGGTAGGGGACAGGAAATGGAATATTTTCATTCATGATCAGAATAAAAATCTGAGCAGTAGGTCAGTAAATCCATCTAGGAGATGGAGAAAATTGATTTGGTGAGCTGTGGGAGTTCTAGagttatgaacttttaaaaatatataattataaatgtaaaatatataataaaatatataatataacatataaaatatagtataaatataaaataatataaatataataacatataatataaattaaaaatataaaacatataatatataattcgGGAAATTGCACTTCCTTAGCTTCttataaaaggagaaaaggctgcgagaggggaagaaaaatgcCAAGTATGGAATTGCGAACGTTGAATCAGAGTCCCTTAGGCGCCTGAAAGCCTTCTGTTGGACGGTCTAGGTGGTAGCGAAGAAATAGCCAAACAATTAATGTGCTGTTTAAATTCTCATCTCATTTCCCCTTCAGACaaaattatcaaaaatatttaagaaggATTTTATAAATTGGttaatagcttttcttttttttaggaaTATACCTACCAGACGTTCCaaaatggatgtcccataggcacctCAAATTTCACCTGGCTAAAAGAAAACCCCTTCCCCTTCACCACCCTCACTGACTTCTTTTTATCTGTTCAGGGCACTTCCATTTTTCCAGGGACACAGGTTTAGAGGCTTGGAGTCATTCTTGGCTCCACATCCTCCCCTCAGCCTTCCTGGAGTAAGGAACCTATCAGctaccaaatcttgtcaattctgctTCAATCAGTCACTAAGTATTCTACCCCTCCTATGGACAAGGTCCTAAGCCGGGTGATAGGGTACAAATGCAACTCATTGAATATTGCCTCCTTGTAAGGAACTCACAGGCTAACTGGAGAGacagcatgtatgtatataataggTGCAAGCATAACTATTAAGAGAAGTGCAAATGTGTACAGAGTAGTTATCTATGAGGTACTTTGGGAAAGAAGGCATTACTAgtttggggatcaggaaaagcatgAAGTGCAAGACAGTGCTTGAGCCctaccttgaaggaagaaagggattccaTTGGGTAGAGGTCATGAGGTAGTACATTAGAGGGG
Proteins encoded in this window:
- the ART3 gene encoding ecto-ADP-ribosyltransferase 3, producing the protein MKTNYFEMVPVMLAAVVLMEIFQVKGHMLSMSTDTFDDQYLKCTERMETKFVPKLLIEEKTNHKLFGSVWTEAASQWDLRKAQLLLPPGFQDSHGIALTAYVSQAQRQTLFYQEFSSAVESAGRSRDDYIYSFPFKALHFYLTRALQLLSRECSQSYSHPAYTKSPFTSSGPHGREEVRFAHFTPFSVKPEPISDSEILFTVYTCFGISTEIVSDSVNGGILIPLNEVFKLTQEGNRTNFVLRSMNKTCSHFDCAYLGGLKTDSCVDSTEQLKSRYTNFPGLKFKGKEDEITELKSHKPHDPEEIPEEQELVEDPGQRRVDYFDNPAPALIPFPSNRPTVTSASTSFGEMPLPPLGRFSLLISAFIVKLFAHL